A stretch of DNA from Bradyrhizobium algeriense:
CAAGTTCGCTGACCGTGTCAGCCCGAACGATGTCCGCCGCTTCACCTACCGGATCGTGCCCAAGCCGACGCTGGAACGCCGGCGCAAACACAAGCAGCTCTTGACCATCGAGGAAAGCGACCGCCTCGCGCGCGTCGCCAAGGTGTTCGCCTTCGGGATCGACGTGTTCCGTGACGAAGCCAAGGTCCGCGACTTTCTCGAGCGTCCGCACCCGATGCTGGACAACAACGCTCCGCTCGAAGTGGCGCTTGCGACCGGCCCTGGCGCCGATGCGGTGATCAACCTGATGGGCCGGGCGGCGTATAGCGGCGGCGTCTAGGCGTGCAGAAGACCGATCGCGTTCTGAAATGCTATCGCATCGGGGACCCGAACGGCGCCTTCCCGATCTATGATGCCGAAGGCGCCCGCCTGTATCCCGGACGCTGGAATACGCATGCGAGCCCGGCCATCTACGCTTCGGAGCACTATTCCACCGCGCTCCTGGA
This window harbors:
- a CDS encoding antitoxin Xre/MbcA/ParS toxin-binding domain-containing protein; this encodes MGYQAATAAELLGVKPKNTETTLTLAYSVEKGLPVSALDKFADRVSPNDVRRFTYRIVPKPTLERRRKHKQLLTIEESDRLARVAKVFAFGIDVFRDEAKVRDFLERPHPMLDNNAPLEVALATGPGADAVINLMGRAAYSGGV